One genomic window of Fusarium fujikuroi IMI 58289 draft genome, chromosome FFUJ_chr01 includes the following:
- a CDS encoding related to TAF(II) complex (TBP-associated protein complex) component: MTTPPSLFHALLRPSILQILRSTGYHSTRPAVLDSLTDLAARYLSLLCQTTAQHAMHNQGDSADFTIADIRMALQDAGALMPERVPTEEMWRGEEDLRGVEEFVAWFAGQRMKEMMEVGSGDGETDATDYLNALKKKHSKTGEDAKYHGTILGRGHDTGEIQVEGGSETTIAEWISNRASPRSSPTPGEEQQPDEDQPPQQQAPQQNGHASDDDSGLSSVGDRIDQDTMDLS, translated from the exons ATGACGACGCCCCCGTCTCTATTTCACGCGCTTCTCCGGCCCTCCATACTCCAGATCTTACGCTCAACCGGATATCATTCCACGCGCCCCGCGGTCCTCGACTCTTTGACAGATCTTGCCGCCCGATACCTGTCGCTTCTCTGCCAAACTACTGCCCAGCATGCGATGCATAATCAAGGCGACAGCGCTGACTTCACAATCGCTGATATACGGATGGCGCTTCAGGACGCGGGTGCGCTGATGCCAGAGCGCGTACCTACCGAAGAGATGTGGCGCGGCGAAGAGGACTTGCGCGGAGTTGAAGAGTTTGTAGCGTGGTTCGCGGGACAGCgcatgaaggagatgatggaggtcGGTAGTGGGGACGGTGAGACGGATGCTACAGATTATCTCAATG ctttgaagaagaaacacaGTAAAACCGGCGAAGACGCTAAGTACCACGGCACGATACTCGGCCGTGGCCACGACACAGGTGAGATCCAAGTCGAAGGAGGGTCAGAGACGACCATCGCCGAATGGATCTCCAACCGTGCCTCGCCCCGAAGCAGTCCGACGCCCGGCGAAGAACAGCAGCCTGATGAAGATCAGCCTCCACAGCAGCAAGCACCTCAACAAAACGGCCATGCTAGTGACGATGATTCGGGGCTGAGCTCGGTCGGTGATCGTATAGATCAGGATACAATGGACTTGTCATAG
- a CDS encoding related to secreted dipeptidyl-peptidase V precursor — MTRQATRFTPEVLISAPRRSTGVPNSTGELILYTISSYSFESHSKSFQIRILNIKDDSSHLVSEDAHVSDPIWIGEKEIALIRTNDNGCSSLYQQHVLDGSEARLIKSFAGSISNPKAKALSDGKVAFICSALTTPKGNMYWQATEPKTYTTAKIYTGLFVRHWDAWNTENQNSLWYGVITKKNGRWVFEKDGLTNLLAGTQLSSPVPPFGGAGDFDISENGIAFVAKDPELNPARNTKTDLYYVPIRSWTDKPPPPQIVKTGRLRGYSSAPTFSNDGKKLAFARMKHQQYESDKTRLLLIPNVDDLSNVQEFYQTDDDEGGWDLRPDWVVWKKDDTELYVAAEKHGRSVLWKLPSDTLKARDLPEAIHKEGSVVEAHTLEGSDSLFITSKSRIESSSYGVLDPETKVVKVISTSSKNGKTFGLSTSQASELWYPGSAGYDNHALVMLPSHFDKSKKYPLAFLIHGGPQSAWTDDWSTRWNPAIFAEQGYIAVCPNPTGSTGYGQAHIDAIANHWGGAPYEDLVKCFEYLQNHVDYVDTDRAVALGASYGGYMINWIQGHDLGRKFKALVCHDGVFSTQNQWSTEELFFPEHDFGGTLWENRAGYEKWDPSLHTGNWSTPQLVIHNELDYRLPISEGLAMFNVLQAREVPSKLVMFPDENHWVLKPENSLVWHREVLDWINKYSGIADDEAKLEKQTEEMTV, encoded by the exons atgacgaggcaGGCCACGCGGTTCACGCCTGAAGTGCTGATTTCGGCCCCGCGTCGTTCAACTGGAGTCCCAAACTCCACTGGGGAGCTCATTCTCTACACG ATCTCGTCGTACTCATTCGAGAGCCACTCCAAGTCGTTCCAGATCCGTattctcaacatcaaagaTGACTCTTCCCATCTCGTTTCCGAGGACGCTCATGTTAGCGATCCTATTTGGATcggagagaaagagattgCTTTGATTAGAACAAATGATAATGGCTGCTCATCTCTCTACCAGCAGCATGTCTTGGATGGTTCCGA GGCACGCTTGATCAAATCTTTTGCAGGCAGCATCTCTAACCCAAAGGCAAAAGCACTATCCGATGGCAAGGTTGCGTTCATTTGCTCCGCATTGACTACGCCCAAGGGCAACATGTATTGGCAGGCAACCGAGCCCAAGACATACACAACTGCTAAGATATATACCGGCCTTTTCGTTCGGCACTGGGATGCCTGGAACACCGAGAATCAGAACTCGCTTTGGTACGGCGTGATTACCAAGAAAAATGGTAGATGGgtgtttgagaaggatgggCTCACAAACCTCTTGGCCGGTACGCAACTGAGCTCACCTGTCCCTCCTTTTGGTGGAGCAGGGGACTTTGACATCTCAGAGAATGGAATCGCCTTCGTTGCTAAGGATCCAGAGTTAAACCCGGCGAGAAACACCAAGACAGATCTGTACTACGTACCCATCAGGTCTTGGACAGACAAGCCTCCGCCGCCACAGATCGTCAAGACTGGACGACTGCGCGGCTATAGTAGTGCACCTACTTTCTCCAATGACGGCAAGAAGTTGGCATTTGCTAGAATGAAGCACCAGCAGTATGAATCTGATAAGACAAGACTGTTGTTGATCCCCAACGTGGACGACTTAAGTAACGTTCAAGAGTTTTACCAgacagacgatgatgagggcgGTTGGGATTTGAGGCCTGATTGGGTTGTCTGGAAAAAAGACGACACTGAGCTGTATGTTGCGGCTGAGAAACATGGGAGATCAGTGCTTTGGAAGTTACCATCTGATACTCTCAAAGCTCGTGATCTTCCCGAGGCTATTCACAAAGAAGGGTCTGTCGTTGAGGCACACACTCTGGAAGGCAGTGACTCTCTCTTCATTACATCAAAGTCGCGAATCGAGAGCTCGAGCTACGGAGTCCTGGACCCGGAGACCAAGGTTGTCAAAGTGATCTCCACCAGTTCCAAGAACGGCAAGACATTCGGTCTCTCCACGTCTCAAGCCAGCGAGTTATGGTATCCTGGGTCCGCCGGCTATGATAATCACGCTCTTGTTATGTTACCTTCCCACTTCGACAAAAGCAAGAAGTATCCTTTGGCCTTTCTAATACATGGCGGCCCTCAATCAGCGTGGACAGATGATTGGAGTACTCGTTGGAACCCGGCCATCTTCGCTGAGCAGGGCTATATAGCTGTGTGCCCCAACCCCACCGGCAGTACTGGATACGGGCAAGCTCATATTGATGCGATTGCCAACCACTGGGGAGGTGCCCCATATGAAGATCTGGTGAAGTGCTTTGAGTATCTCCAGAATCATGTCGATTATGTTGATACTGATCGAGCTGTTGCTCTGGGAGCCTCATACGGTGGATACATGATTA ATTGGATTCAAGGTCATGATTTGGGCCGCAAGTTTAAGGCCTTAGTGTGCCATGATGGCGTTTTCTCAACACAAAACCAATGGTCGACTGAAGAACTCTTCTTCCCCGAGCATGATTTCGGTGGAACATTGTGGGAGAACCGCGCTGGATATGAGAAGTGGGATCCGTCTCTGCATACTGGCAACTGGTCCACCCCTCAGCTG GTCATTCATAACGAACTAGATTACCGACTGCCCATCTCAGAAGGATTGGCCATGTTCAATGTCTTGCAGGCTCGTGAAGTGCCTAGCAAGCTCGTCATGTTCCCCGATGAGAATCAT TGGGTGCTGAAGCCGGAGAACTCACTCGTTTGGCATAGAGAGGTCCTGGATTGGATCAACAAGTACAGTGGCATCGCAGATGACGAGGCCAAGCTCGAGAAACAGACTGAGGAGATGACTGTATGA
- a CDS encoding related to NAS2-ubiquitin-dependent protein catabolism, translating to MENLHAPTVPSGETTAPATNGDAGHLSFAELQRKKDDIEAELKALGGVLDSHGVDMNTSLLTNDGFPRADIDVAQIRTTRARIIRLRNDYTALMTRVEKFLHEHFASLDENESAPVASSSNSPGILPDSASTPLDPPFAKINTVAAGSPAESAGLKPGDEIRNFGYVNRANHDNLRKVAECVQGNEGSVEARWCDRAARVATDPNSKKGLGWARIVRLPYLASMSRVVAKAMINQKAYA from the exons ATGGAAAATCTACACGCGCCGACAGTGCCCTCAGGGGAAACCACTGCTCCTGCCACGAATGGCGATGCAGGGCATCTAAGCTTTGCCGAGTTGCAGCGAAAGAAGGACGATATTGAGGCCGAACTCAAGGCTTTAGGAGGAGTGCTTGATTCG CATGGGGTTGACATGAACACTTCTCTCTTAACAAACGATGGTTTCCCTCGAGCTGACATCGACGTTGCTCAAA TCCGGACTACACGAGCTCGCATCATTCGACTGCGGAATGACTATACTGCTCTCATGACCCGGGTCGAGAAATTTCTTCATGAACATTTTGCGAgtcttgatgagaatgaatcTGCGCCAGTTGCAAGCTCGAGTAACTCACCAGGCATCTTGCCAGACTCAGCTTCTACACCGTTAGACCCTCCTTTTGCCAAAATCAACACCGTAGCTGCAGGAAGTCCAGCAGAATCCGCCGGTCTGAAACCTGGAGATGAAATCCGGAACTTTGGTTATGTGAATCGAGCCAACCACGACAACCTCAGAAAGGTGGCCGAGTGTGTTCAGGGAAACGAAGGA AGTGTCGAGGCCAGGTGGTGTGACCGAGCGGCAAGAGTTGCGACTGACCCTAATTCCAAGAAAGGACTGGGGTGGGCGAGGATTGTTAGGCTGCCATATCTTGCCTCTATGAGTCGAGTTGTCGCGAAAGCCATGATAAACCAGAAAGCCTATGCCTAA
- a CDS encoding probable GSP1-GTP-binding protein of the ras superfamily, producing MAEQQTPTFKLVLVGDGGTGKTTFVKRHLTGEFEKKYMATLGVEVHPLGFTTNFGQIQFDVWDTAGQEKFGGLRDGYYINGQCGIIMFDVTSRITYKNVPNWHRDLVRVCENIPIVLCGNKVDVKERKVKAKTITFHRKKNLQYYDISAKSNYNFEKPFLWLARKLVGNPQLEFVAAPALAPPTAQVDEKLLEEYRKEMDEAAAMPLPGELSDDDL from the exons ATGGCTGAGCAGCAGACTCCTACCTTCAAGCTCGTGCTTGTCGGTGACGGTGGTACCGGAAAG ACCACCTTCGTCAAGCGTCACTTGACTGGTGAatttgagaagaagtacaTGGCCACCCTCGGTGTCGAGGTTCACCCTCTTGGCTTCACCACC AACTTCGGTCAGATTCAGTTCGATGTCTGGGATACCGCCGGTCAAGAGAAGTTTGGCGGTCTCCGTGATGGTTATTACATCAACGGCCAGTGCGGTATCATCATGTTCGATGTTACCTCCCGCATTACCTACAAGAACGTCCCCAACTGGCACC GTGATCTCGTCCGAGTTTGCGAGAACATTCCCATCGTTCTCTGCGGTAACAAGGTCGATGTGAAGGAgcgcaaggtcaaggccaagaccatcACTTTCCATCGCAAGAAGAACCTCCAGTACTACGACATCTCTGCCAAGTCCAACTACAACTTCGAGAAGCCTTTCCTCTGGCTCGCCCGCAAGCTTGTCGGAAACCCTCAGCTT GAGTTCGTTGCTGCTCCCGCTCTGGCTCCCCCTACTGCCCAGGTCGACGAGAAGCTCCTGGAGGAGTACCGCAAGGAGATGGACGAGGCCGCCGCTATGCCTCTGCCTGGTGAGCTTTCCGACGACGATCTGTAA
- a CDS encoding related to LIM homeobox protein, whose translation MADSTKSPSFAATPDKHAPPAPRFHDIAVTPQSLPPLADASTNSAVSATDSEKHPKGKRKRTTAKDKMVLEEAYSSNPKPDKQARLDIVQRVSLSEKEVQIWFQNRRQNDRRKSRPLSPGEVAALHHGIMHPSTFDPITHTTTPSKPERPFPVSESSISRFGDPISVPPRHFDRTPSMPRYHSDLVNSTPITLGHDSFRYYSDATPNRIDPTLPHEARDVSHSLSSSISSNVGYLSNRWNAGATSFSTPAAFARSGDDSFRFDTFPPSSCASDRVIATPLSQSQPKVHLSTSLDGKAELVSNQGSPSRELPPRPSSTTPYLPEERQRGLQRGLQRSSSAVTLPPLSELTSSLPPSLVRGRSRDVHAWEKCADAENRDELTAQAEYESNGSAAAAINILRSTSGILQPSNAKRNAPMTRPQRPHQAKKAKLDPTGSSISRLDADLDEREKADREHGKVKVSMLVSPTGGDSDKENLSPDEETSSPDSYHRRPLPPAPKHVGDNPRRVGRALQEQKSPNLLANRANIAPTRPRSIVKEGLEIFQDRMKPVLSSREQDMVRGSISPSKKPDMDCVAGLLSLSQGAWR comes from the exons ATGGCCGACTCTACCAAATCTCCTTCTTTCGCCGCTACGCCCGATAAACACGCTCCCCCGGCCCCGCGTTTTCACGACATCGCTGTCACGCCCCAGAGTCTCCCTCCTCTCGCCGATGCGTCAACCAATTCAGCTGTATCTGCAACTGATTCGGAGAAGCATCCCAAGGGAAAGAGGAAACGGACAAC GGCGAAAGACAAAATGGTTCTGGAAGAGGCATACAGCAGTAACCCTAAGCCCGATAAACAGGCGCGCCTAGACATTGTCCAGCGCGTATCGTTGAGCGAGAAGGAAGTTCAG ATCTGGTTTCAAAATCGAAGACAGAATGACCGCAGGAAATCTCGCCCTTTGTCACCGGGAGAAGTTGctgctcttcatcatggaaTTATGCATCCCTCAACTTTCGACCCAATTACACACACTACAACTCCAAGCAAACCCGAACGTCCATTTCCAGTGTCCGAAAGTTCTATATCTCGATTTGGAGATCCCATCTCTGTGCCCCCTCGACATTTCGACCGGACACCCTCCATGCCACGATATCACTCAGACCTTGTGAATAGCACTCCAATCACCCTCGGCCATGACAGTTTTCGCTACTATTCTGACGCCACTCCTAACCGCATCGATCCTACTCTCCCACACGAAGCTCGAGATGTATCGCATTCTTTGTCAAGCTCTATATCTAGTAATGTTGGCTACCTGTCCAACCGGTGGAATGCTGGGGCCACTTCATTCTCTACGCCAGCTGCTTTTGCCCGCAGCGGTGACGATTCATTCAG ATTTGATACGTTCCCTCCGTCCTCATGCGCTTCTGATCGTGTCATTGCCACCCCTCTCTCCCAAAGCCAGCCCAAGGTTCACCTTTCTACATCCTTAGACGGAAAGGCAGAATTAGTCTCCAACCAAGGCTCTCCTTCACGTGAATTGCCCCCTCGACCATCCTCCACAACGCCATACTTGCCTGAGGAGCGACAGCGTGGTCTGCAACGAGGCCTACAACGTAGTAGCAGCGCTGTTactctccctcctctttcAGAACTCACTAGCAGTTTGCCTCCTAGTCTTGTGCGAGGTCGGTCTCGTGATGTGCATGCCTGGGAAAAATGTGCGGACGCTGAGAACCGTGATGAGCTGACAGCGCAGGCCGAGTACGAGTCGAACGGATCGGCGGCTGCAGCTATTAACATTCTTCGTTCTACAAGCGGGATTCTTCAGCCAAGCAACGCCAAACGCAACGCTCCCATGACAAGGCCCCAACGACCTCACCAGGCAAAGAAGGCAAAGCTGGATCCTACTGGGTCAAGTATTTCACGACTAGACGCGGACTTGGACGAAAGGGAAAAGGCTGACAGGGAGCATGGCAAGGTGAAGGTTTCGATGTTGGTCTCTCCGACAGGTGGTGACTCGGATAAGGAGAACTTGAGCCCTGACGAGGAGACCAGTTCGCCGGATTCTTACCACCGTCGACCTCTGCCCCCTGCCCCCAAACATGTTGGCGATAACCCTCGACGAGTGGGCCGGGCCCTGCAGGAGCAAAAGAGCCCAAACCTACTCGCAAACCGCGCAAACATAGCGCCCACACGACCACGTtccatcgtcaaagaaggATTGGAGATTTTCCAGGACAGGATGAAACCAGTGCTGTCTTCCAGGGAACAAGACATGGTTCGAGGTTCTATCAGCCCTAGTAAAAAGCCCGATATGGACTGCGTGGCaggtcttctttctctcagccaaggagcttggagGTGA
- a CDS encoding probable UTR1 protein, associated with ferric reductase activity, whose product MTGVLSPTALHPALGSPRDNGYCLSPARSSHSPVLNKRSTLADTGFSSDTVQTTQLEVEQPSVFSTLSPSPLSLSVSDRLKPQTLLEDCGASTLSSAPKDTTSLSSPSSQSSTLPLPSSTADHPASSSSTQKDALRSSSGPRALASVVRHNKPDALSLALPHTNMPSLRQTEPSESNSPPASSAGPLPGFTSVSKNSAAATPSQSLTDALNDLAKSRLTTGAINTPNTARTYTSTSSNDTTSSDMAATILASTLQSPCFYHQRFADAVDIGKVLEEIKNDVSMSHSRLVATATGVREVSKQLQRRPIKRAVRNIMIVTKARDNQLVYLTRELAGWLLRTPRYGSDLGVNVYVDAKLRNSRRFDSSGLLAENPRFQHMLKYWTPDLCWSQPEKFDLVLTLGGDGTVLFTSWLFQRIVPPVLSFSLGSLGFMTTFEFEKYKEHLNRVMGDDGMKINLRMRFTCTVHRSNRGAGALDAPKLEEPEQFEVLNELVIDRGPSPYVSNLELYGDDELLTVVQADGCIFSTPTGSTAYSLSAGGALVHPDIPAILLTPICPHTLSFRPMVLSDTMALRVVVPRNSRATAYCAFDGKGRLELRQGDHVTITASQYPFPTVTRTDTEWFDSVSRTLRWNVRASAQKPFDADTGDSCNDDDDIGWDIDTDSACYASEDGSVSASPIRRQMSLLGM is encoded by the coding sequence ATGACAGGCGTACTGTCTCCCACGGCTCTCCACCCAGCTCTTGGCAGCCCCCGAGACAACGGGTATTGCTTGTCTCCTGCTCGCTCTTCCCATTCACCTGTCCTTAATAAGAGGAGCACACTCGCCGATACAGGTTTTAGCTCGGACACTGTTCAGACCACACAATTAGAAGTTGAGCAGCCAAGTGTGTTCTCAACATTGTCCCCATCTCCTTTGTCGTTGTCAGTCTCGGATCGTTTAAAACCTCAAACTCTCCTGGAAGATTGTGGAGCCTCTACTTTGTCATCTGCCCCAAAAGATACAACTTCATTGAGCTCGCCCTCTTCACAATCTTCCACTCTACCATTACCCTCATCAACTGCAGATCATCcagcttcgtcttcttcaactcagAAAGACGCACTTCGGTCTAGTTCTGGCCCGAGGGCTTTGGCTTCGGTGGTCCGACACAACAAACCCGACGCTTTGTCACTCGCACTCCCACACACAAACATGCCTTCTCTTCGCCAGACGGAACCTTCAGAGTCGAACTCTCCACCAGCTTCTTCGGCCGGTCCTCTACCTGGCTTCACGAGTGTGTCCAAGAACTCTGCCGCTGCCACGCCCTCGCAAAGCCTAACTGATGCCCTCAATGACCTCGCAAAGTCTCGCTTAACCACGGGCGCCATCAACACACCCAATACCGCCCGGACTTACACTTCCACCTCTAGCAATGACACAACTTCATCTGATATGGCCGCTACCATTCTCGCCTCAACTTTGCAGTCGCCATGTTTCTACCATCAGCGATTTGCCGACGCTGTCGACATCGGCAAGGTCCTCGAGGAAATCAAGAATGATGTTTCCATGTCACATTCGCGTCTTGTCGCGACTGCAACTGGTGTTCGCGAGGTTTCCaagcagcttcagcgtcGTCCCATCAAGCGCGCAGTCCGCAACATCATGATTGTCACCAAGGCACGCGACAACCAGCTCGTCTATCTTACTCGCGAGCTTGCCGGGTGGCTTCTGCGGACCCCCCGTTATGGCTCCGACCTCGGCGTCAACGTCTACGTCGATGCTAAGCTTCGCAACTCACGACGTTTCGACTCATCTGGTCTCCTTGCCGAGAACCCGCGCTTCCAGCACATGCTCAAGTACTGGACACCCGATTTGTGCTGGAGCCAGCCTGAGAAGTTCGATCTTGTCTTGACTCTTGGTGGCGATGGTACCGTCCTCTTCACCTCATGGCTCTTCCAGCGCATTGTACCTCCGGTGCTCTCATTCAGTCTGGGAAGTCTAGGTTTCATGACCACatttgagtttgagaagTACAAAGAACATCTCAACAGAGTCatgggtgatgatggcatgAAGATTAACCTCCGCATGCGCTTCACGTGTACTGTTCATCGCAGCAACCGTGGAGCCGGTGCCTTGGACGCACCCAAGCTCGAAGAACCTGAGCAATTCGAGGTTCTTAACGAACTCGTCATCGATCGTGGTCCTTCCCCCTATGTGTCCAACCTGGAGCTctatggtgatgatgaactcCTCACTGTTGTACAAGCAGATGGTTGCATCTTCTCCACCCCAACTGGCTCTACAGCATATTCGCTATCTGCCGGTGGCGCTCTTGTTCACCCTGACATTCCTGCCATCCTTCTTACACCCATCTGCCCTCATACCCTATCGTTCCGACCCATGGTCCTTTCTGATACCATGGCTCTTCGAGTTGTTGTTCCTCGTAATTCCCGAGCCACTGCCTATTGCGCTTTTGATGGCAAGGGTCGACTCGAGCTGCGACAAGGTGACCACGTCACAATCACTGCCTCTCAGTACCCCTTCCCTACTGTGACACGCACCGATACAGAGTGGTTTGACAGCGTGAGCCGTACTCTTCGCTGGAACGTTAGAGCTTCCGCACAGAAGCCTTTCGATGCCGACACCGGAGATAGTTgcaacgatgatgacgatatcgGTTGGGACATTGACACCGATAGTGCATGCTACGCAAGTGAAGATGGGAGTGTCAGTGCCAGCCCCATCCGTCGGCAGATGAGCCTTTTGGGTATGTGA
- a CDS encoding related to RRP46 protein, involved in rRNA processing, translated as MAPLAEPAAELSHLAKADGSATFSYGGYAVIAAVNGPVEAQRRDENAFEALVDVIVRPAAGVGGTRERQLESIMQAAIRQLIPVRDYPRCVIQITLQVAETPENAYVNAKLVQAQLNLPIIPALLHSAILGLLSAAIPLKSIGAATLLAVPEEEGKSIIIDPSAVDIDHAKSVHVLGFTSHDELLLSESEGAFTPAEWTNVLQLGQRICCEYQQSGFDTTMSGDDMESRSMRQFIRSVMEAKVAEDLYWK; from the exons atggcTCCTTTAGCTGAACCTGCAGCAGAGCTGTCACACCTCGCCAAGGCTGACGGCTCTGCGACGTTCTCATACGGGGGATATGCCGTGATAGCCGCTGTCAATGGCCCCGTAGAAGCCcaaagacgagatgagaaTGCCTTCGAGGCTCTAGTGGACGTCATTGTTCGTCCTGCCGCTGGCGTTGGAG GTACCCGTGAGAGACAGCTTGAGTCAATCATGCAGGCAGCGATTAGGCAACTTATCCCTGTGAGAGACTATCCTCGGTGTGTGATCCAGATCACTCTTCAGGTTGCCGAGACACCTGAGAATGCCTATGTCAACGCAAAACTGGTCCAGGCACAGTTG AATCTCCCTATCATTCCTGCACTTCTTCACTCTGCCATCCTGGGACTCCTCAGCGCTGCCATCCCTCTGAAGAGTATTGGCGCGGCGACACTTCTTGCTGTTCCAGAAGAGGAGGGcaagtccatcatcatcgatccAAGCGCTGTGGATATCGATCATGCTAAGTCGGTTCACGTTCTCGGTTTCACTTCTCATGATGAGTTGCTCTTGTCGGAGAGCGAGGGCGCCTTCACTCCCGCTGAATGGACCAATGTTCTTCAGCTTGGACAACGTATATGCTGCGAGTATCAACAGTCTGGTTTCGATACAACCATGTCCGGCGATGACATGGAGTCGAGAAGCATGAGACAGTTCATCCGCTCTGTCATGGAAGCGAAGGTGGCGGAGGATCTCTACTGGAAATGA